The proteins below are encoded in one region of Aquisphaera giovannonii:
- a CDS encoding cupin domain-containing protein produces MRTAIAIALGAALGAGGFAPAQYEKHGDAAKVKSLLERDVSERIDGKEARVSVLEVSYGPGGFTPPHRHPGAVFGHVLEGELEAQLEGQPLRKLKAGDTFYEPTMALHTVSRNPSKTANTRLLAVILHPRDAGELVIPEEPKH; encoded by the coding sequence ATGCGTACCGCGATTGCAATCGCCCTCGGGGCGGCACTGGGGGCCGGCGGCTTCGCGCCGGCCCAGTACGAGAAACACGGGGATGCCGCGAAGGTCAAGTCGCTGCTGGAGCGGGACGTCTCCGAGAGGATCGACGGCAAGGAGGCGCGGGTCTCCGTGCTCGAGGTCTCGTACGGGCCGGGGGGTTTCACCCCGCCGCACCGCCACCCCGGCGCGGTCTTCGGGCACGTGCTGGAGGGAGAGCTCGAAGCCCAGCTCGAAGGCCAGCCGCTGCGGAAGCTGAAGGCCGGCGACACGTTCTACGAGCCCACCATGGCACTCCACACCGTCTCGCGGAACCCGAGCAAGACGGCGAACACGCGGCTCCTCGCCGTCATCCTCCACCCGCGGGACGCCGGGGAATTGGTGATCCCGGAGGAGCCCAAGCATTGA
- a CDS encoding cytochrome P460 family protein: MLGSTKSNVTVGIAVLGGIAGLSYALAAAAAPPGGTAAAVEFTPDGKLKRPVGYRKWVYVGEVVTPNDMNDGEASFPEFHSVYMDPESFAEYEKTGKYRDGTVLVKELSGVGSKKAPSGNGYFQGEFTGLEATIKDSKRFKDEPGNWAYFSFGHKYPLKAEVSKNSVAACNQCHQDHAQKDDWVFSRYYPVLRAAAPRSK, from the coding sequence ATGCTTGGATCAACCAAATCGAACGTAACCGTGGGCATCGCGGTCCTGGGCGGGATCGCCGGACTCTCTTACGCGCTGGCCGCTGCGGCCGCGCCGCCCGGTGGCACGGCGGCGGCGGTCGAGTTCACGCCCGACGGGAAGCTCAAGCGGCCCGTCGGCTATCGCAAGTGGGTATACGTCGGCGAGGTCGTGACCCCCAACGACATGAACGACGGCGAGGCCTCGTTCCCCGAGTTCCACTCCGTCTACATGGACCCCGAGAGCTTCGCCGAGTACGAGAAGACCGGCAAGTACCGGGACGGCACCGTCCTGGTCAAGGAACTCAGCGGCGTCGGCTCGAAGAAGGCGCCCAGCGGCAACGGCTACTTCCAGGGCGAGTTCACGGGCCTGGAGGCCACGATCAAGGACTCGAAGCGCTTCAAGGACGAGCCGGGCAACTGGGCCTACTTCAGCTTCGGCCACAAGTATCCGCTCAAGGCGGAGGTGTCCAAGAACTCGGTCGCCGCGTGCAACCAGTGCCATCAGGACCACGCCCAGAAGGATGATTGGGTCTTCAGCCGGTACTACCCCGTCCTGCGTGCAGCGGCCCCGCGATCGAAGTGA
- a CDS encoding fasciclin domain-containing protein has product MADIVSTAVGAGKFGTLVAAVKAAGLVETLQGPGPFTVFAPTDEAFAKLPAGTVATLLEPENKGKLVDVLTYHVVPGKVMAADVAGLTEAPTVQGQKIRVSTQGGVKVDDANVVQADIACDNGVIHVIDAVILPG; this is encoded by the coding sequence ATGGCTGACATCGTTTCCACCGCCGTCGGGGCCGGCAAGTTCGGCACCCTCGTCGCCGCCGTGAAGGCCGCCGGCCTCGTCGAGACGCTCCAGGGGCCCGGGCCGTTCACCGTCTTCGCGCCCACGGACGAGGCCTTCGCCAAGCTCCCCGCCGGGACCGTGGCGACGCTCCTGGAGCCGGAGAACAAGGGGAAGCTCGTCGACGTCCTGACCTACCACGTCGTGCCGGGCAAGGTCATGGCCGCCGACGTCGCGGGCCTGACCGAGGCCCCGACCGTGCAGGGGCAGAAGATCCGCGTGAGCACCCAGGGCGGCGTCAAGGTCGACGACGCCAACGTCGTCCAGGCCGACATCGCCTGCGACAACGGCGTGATCCACGTGATCGACGCGGTGATCCTGCCCGGGTGA
- a CDS encoding HpcH/HpaI aldolase family protein, translating into MVVPILETVRAPGQVDALSRVDGEEAFFFGPADLSATAGYRGQWQGPGVAEATMRLQLPEGWGDGTSDEERLGALADSRRHR; encoded by the coding sequence ATGGTGGTGCCGATCCTCGAGACCGTCCGCGCGCCGGGCCAGGTCGATGCGCTGAGCCGGGTGGACGGCGAGGAGGCTTTCTTCTTCGGCCCCGCCGACCTGTCCGCGACGGCCGGGTATCGCGGCCAGTGGCAGGGCCCCGGAGTCGCCGAGGCAACCATGCGCTTGCAGTTGCCGGAAGGATGGGGCGATGGGACCTCCGACGAGGAGCGGCTCGGGGCCCTCGCAGACTCCCGTCGTCACCGGTGA
- a CDS encoding FadR/GntR family transcriptional regulator, which produces MTCSLAVAACSARHSPQPVALSITLRVNPTAVRDALLQAQVMGLVRVVPRSGAYVRSLSYAPPVDALSGTIETALMQVDHNLFRLRDARRVLEVELAGRAAERRRLEDLPPLRRALEAMASLPEADRRGDYVEADIHFHTELARLAGNAVPLTSQQALLNLLRPHLTRLPWSPRRRARTDRSHAAIYTAPVDGGLGIGRSTSSKGPPGRETWTANIVFMMRTVFMLCVVAVGARASAEVAQ; this is translated from the coding sequence ATGACGTGCTCGCTGGCCGTCGCGGCGTGCTCCGCAAGGCACTCGCCCCAGCCGGTCGCGCTTTCCATCACGCTGCGGGTCAATCCGACGGCGGTGCGGGACGCCCTCCTGCAGGCGCAGGTGATGGGCCTGGTGCGGGTCGTGCCGCGGTCGGGGGCCTACGTCCGGTCGCTGAGCTATGCCCCGCCGGTGGACGCCCTCAGCGGCACCATCGAGACGGCCCTGATGCAGGTGGACCACAACCTGTTCCGCCTGCGGGACGCGCGGCGGGTGCTGGAGGTCGAGCTGGCCGGCCGGGCGGCCGAGCGTCGCCGGCTGGAGGACCTCCCGCCGCTGCGTCGGGCCCTCGAGGCCATGGCGAGCCTCCCCGAGGCGGACCGGCGCGGCGATTACGTCGAGGCCGACATTCACTTCCACACCGAGCTCGCCCGCCTGGCCGGGAATGCCGTGCCGCTGACCTCCCAGCAGGCGCTCCTCAACCTGCTGCGCCCGCACCTTACCCGGCTGCCGTGGTCGCCCCGGCGTCGGGCCCGCACGGACCGCTCGCACGCCGCGATCTACACCGCGCCGGTCGACGGCGGGTTGGGGATCGGGCGTTCGACGAGCTCGAAGGGCCCGCCAGGACGAGAGACCTGGACGGCAAACATTGTGTTCATGATGAGGACCGTATTCATGTTGTGCGTTGTTGCGGTCGGTGCCAGGGCCTCGGCCGAGGTTGCGCAGTAG
- a CDS encoding SDR family oxidoreductase, giving the protein MSQTQGDAATIFVTGASGYVGGRLVPRLLAAGYSVRCLAREPRKLVERSWRHHPNVRVLQGDMSDVDRLVDQLRGCSAAYYLVHSMEAVGDEYAAHDRLLATNFAAAVARAGVGRIIYLGGLGELGEGLSRHLRSRREVEERLASAGVPVTTFRAAMIIGSGSASFEILRYLVERLPVMVTPSWVRTESQPVAIVDVLHWLVRCLAVPETVGKTLEIGGPDVLPYHELMRIMAEELRLPGRLIIPLPVLTPRLSSLWISLVTPVSYRIARPLAEGLRNRVVVTDGEAQRLMPHAALGVRDAIRRALQMIATQAVETRWSAAGPIAGDPDWAGGTVHTDRRSVVIRADAAAVFAAVCRIGGGHGWYAGDILWRIRGWMDTLAGGPGLRRGRRDPDRVEFGEALDFWRVVGLERNRSLSLLAEMKLPGQAMLNFDIEPSAPEGRTSLTMTARFRPRGLAGILYWYAVAPLHNVVFGGMLNGIRKTAEAMSRSGAPGHPGPPPEAPAAAGYGRARLWLGISAVGTLVTLCTLGLLADVAGMVQRRVDAGTLGSPAALLLFVLTYAAIQLPFDVAGGYLLPRRFGRSHPPLARYLADLSRGVFWHTGLLYLAALAILSAGRHGGFAGTVAAGLAMVLVLLGGRAAVASLMARLELTPGAATMASPSDKLPIYVAESADEGFTGAVLGLLGPRCHILPERWRALLGPEGFDVAIRRRSLAIQTGSWRRGRVMALLFTALGLTLAAGLTGPSRLGTAGGTIAFSFAFTLWSFAGLLVLPTFSRLGVIEVDERAQAEGLPAEAIRLTAQALDRLQDGEPDRPSLVEAVFHPIPSVRSRLEGPRTLGAVGFWDAARTSVYLSLAGLGLLGRAVHCNCGRPALWVFLPTD; this is encoded by the coding sequence ATGTCGCAGACGCAGGGCGATGCGGCCACCATCTTCGTGACCGGCGCCAGCGGCTACGTCGGCGGGAGGCTCGTGCCCAGGCTGCTCGCCGCGGGCTACTCCGTGCGCTGCCTCGCGCGGGAGCCTCGCAAGCTGGTCGAGCGGTCGTGGCGTCACCACCCGAACGTCCGCGTCCTGCAGGGGGACATGTCGGACGTCGACCGGCTCGTCGATCAGCTGAGGGGGTGCTCGGCGGCGTACTACCTCGTCCACTCGATGGAGGCGGTCGGCGACGAATACGCCGCGCACGATCGGCTCCTGGCGACCAACTTCGCGGCGGCCGTGGCCCGCGCCGGCGTCGGGCGGATCATCTACCTCGGCGGCCTTGGCGAGCTCGGCGAGGGCCTGAGCCGTCACCTCCGTTCCCGGCGTGAGGTGGAGGAGCGACTGGCGTCGGCCGGCGTGCCGGTCACGACGTTCCGCGCCGCGATGATCATCGGATCCGGCTCGGCATCGTTCGAGATCCTCCGCTACCTGGTCGAGCGGCTTCCCGTCATGGTGACCCCCTCCTGGGTCCGCACCGAATCCCAGCCCGTCGCGATCGTCGACGTGCTGCACTGGCTCGTCCGCTGCCTCGCCGTGCCCGAGACCGTCGGCAAGACCCTCGAGATCGGCGGGCCGGACGTCCTTCCCTATCACGAGCTGATGCGGATCATGGCCGAGGAGCTCCGGCTCCCCGGGCGGCTGATCATCCCGCTGCCCGTGCTCACCCCCCGGCTCAGCTCGCTCTGGATCAGCCTGGTCACGCCGGTCTCCTACCGGATCGCCCGGCCGCTGGCCGAGGGCCTGCGCAACCGCGTCGTCGTGACGGACGGCGAGGCGCAGCGGTTGATGCCCCACGCGGCCCTCGGCGTCCGGGACGCGATCCGCCGGGCCTTGCAGATGATCGCGACCCAGGCCGTCGAGACGCGATGGTCGGCGGCCGGCCCGATCGCGGGAGACCCCGACTGGGCCGGGGGCACGGTCCACACCGACCGTCGGTCGGTGGTGATCCGGGCGGACGCCGCGGCGGTCTTCGCGGCGGTCTGCCGGATCGGCGGCGGCCACGGCTGGTACGCCGGCGACATCCTCTGGCGGATCCGGGGCTGGATGGACACCCTGGCCGGGGGCCCCGGGCTCCGCCGCGGGCGACGCGATCCCGACCGGGTGGAGTTCGGCGAGGCGCTCGACTTCTGGCGGGTGGTCGGCCTCGAACGCAACCGCTCGCTCTCGCTCCTTGCGGAGATGAAGCTGCCGGGCCAGGCGATGTTGAACTTCGACATCGAGCCGTCCGCGCCCGAGGGGCGGACCAGCCTCACGATGACGGCGCGGTTCCGGCCGAGGGGGCTCGCCGGCATCCTGTACTGGTACGCGGTGGCCCCCCTGCACAACGTCGTCTTCGGGGGGATGCTCAACGGCATCCGCAAGACGGCGGAGGCGATGAGCCGGTCGGGGGCGCCCGGCCATCCCGGGCCCCCGCCGGAGGCCCCCGCCGCGGCGGGATACGGGCGGGCCCGCCTGTGGCTGGGCATCTCCGCGGTCGGCACCCTCGTGACCCTCTGCACGCTCGGGCTGCTCGCCGACGTCGCGGGGATGGTGCAGCGCCGCGTCGACGCGGGCACGCTCGGGTCGCCCGCGGCCTTGCTCCTGTTCGTCCTGACCTATGCGGCCATCCAGCTCCCCTTCGACGTCGCGGGGGGCTACCTCTTGCCGAGGCGGTTCGGCCGGTCCCACCCCCCGCTGGCCCGCTACCTGGCCGACCTGTCGCGGGGGGTCTTCTGGCACACCGGGCTGCTGTACCTCGCCGCGCTCGCGATCCTTTCCGCCGGGAGGCATGGCGGGTTCGCCGGCACCGTCGCGGCCGGGCTGGCGATGGTCCTGGTGCTCCTGGGCGGGCGGGCGGCGGTCGCGTCCCTGATGGCCCGGCTCGAGCTGACCCCCGGCGCGGCGACCATGGCCTCCCCCTCGGACAAGCTCCCGATCTACGTGGCCGAGAGCGCCGACGAGGGGTTCACGGGCGCCGTCCTGGGCCTGCTCGGGCCCCGCTGCCACATCCTGCCGGAGAGGTGGCGGGCCCTGCTCGGCCCGGAGGGCTTCGACGTCGCGATCCGCCGTAGATCCCTGGCAATCCAGACGGGCAGCTGGAGGCGAGGGAGGGTGATGGCCTTGCTGTTCACGGCCCTGGGCCTGACGCTGGCCGCCGGGCTGACGGGGCCGTCCCGGCTCGGGACGGCCGGCGGGACGATCGCCTTCAGCTTCGCCTTCACCCTGTGGTCCTTCGCGGGGCTCCTGGTCCTCCCGACCTTCAGCCGGCTCGGCGTCATCGAGGTCGACGAGCGGGCCCAGGCCGAGGGACTCCCGGCCGAGGCGATCCGCCTCACCGCGCAAGCCCTCGATCGGTTGCAGGACGGCGAACCGGATCGGCCCTCCCTCGTCGAGGCGGTCTTCCACCCCATCCCGAGCGTGCGCAGCCGGCTGGAAGGGCCCCGGACGCTGGGGGCGGTCGGATTCTGGGACGCGGCGAGGACGTCGGTCTACCTCAGCCTCGCCGGCCTGGGCCTGCTGGGGCGGGCCGTGCATTGCAACTGCGGCAGGCCGGCCCTCTGGGTCTTCCTGCCCACCGATTGA
- a CDS encoding cytochrome P460 family protein, with translation MNTKSLGRLAAGLLAAMALVAATVALGSSGRDDPPAPAADNFSPYVTKDGVISRPTDYRDTFEYLGSYAVATKPDRPLDEMHVVYARPEDIRAYRRDGKFPDGATLVKEVTGIGSERLTTGQSHWAADVKLWFVMIKDAKGRFPGNDLWGDGWGWALFLAKEPARNVATDYSSDCRTCHVPARKDDWVYVRGYPALKK, from the coding sequence ATGAATACCAAGTCCCTGGGCCGGCTCGCGGCCGGATTACTGGCCGCGATGGCCCTCGTCGCGGCGACGGTCGCGCTCGGTTCATCGGGGCGGGACGACCCGCCCGCCCCAGCGGCCGACAACTTCTCGCCGTACGTCACCAAGGACGGCGTCATCTCGCGGCCGACCGATTACCGCGACACCTTCGAATATCTGGGCTCGTATGCGGTGGCCACGAAGCCGGACAGGCCGCTCGACGAGATGCACGTCGTCTATGCGCGGCCCGAGGACATCCGGGCGTACCGCCGCGACGGCAAGTTCCCGGACGGCGCCACGCTGGTGAAGGAGGTCACCGGGATCGGCTCGGAGAGGCTCACCACGGGGCAATCCCACTGGGCCGCCGACGTCAAGCTCTGGTTCGTGATGATCAAGGACGCGAAGGGACGCTTCCCGGGCAACGACCTGTGGGGCGACGGGTGGGGCTGGGCCCTCTTCCTGGCGAAGGAGCCCGCGCGCAACGTGGCGACGGACTATTCAAGTGACTGCAGGACCTGCCACGTCCCGGCCCGCAAGGACGACTGGGTGTACGTCCGCGGATACCCGGCGCTCAAGAAATGA
- a CDS encoding nuclear transport factor 2 family protein, whose protein sequence is MPTNAHTRRDLDALTALNLDFIASVQEGDVKRLDEILAEDFMGSQPDGSLLDKAGFLGLTARPVTISGLVAEDVRIRLLGDFAIIHGRFDSRTAEGKPRRGRYTDNWVRRDGTWVAVSAHYHLGQDG, encoded by the coding sequence ATGCCAACGAACGCGCATACGCGGCGCGATCTCGATGCGCTGACCGCCCTGAACCTCGACTTTATCGCGTCCGTGCAGGAGGGGGATGTGAAGCGTCTCGATGAGATTCTCGCCGAGGATTTCATGGGCTCACAGCCGGACGGCTCGCTGCTCGACAAGGCAGGGTTTCTCGGGCTGACGGCGAGGCCGGTGACGATCAGCGGGCTCGTGGCCGAGGACGTGCGAATCCGCTTGCTGGGTGACTTCGCGATCATCCACGGGCGCTTCGACTCCCGCACGGCGGAAGGCAAGCCGCGCCGGGGCCGATACACCGACAACTGGGTTCGCCGCGACGGCACCTGGGTCGCCGTTTCGGCCCACTACCATCTCGGCCAGGACGGGTAG
- a CDS encoding cryptochrome/photolyase family protein: protein MSRAVSVWVLPDQLTTDHPGLAAAEAEVGRDNVRVVLIESRSALRRLPYHRKRQVLHLSAGRHFAGRLRDAGYAVDLIAAPDSRAGLLQHVGRHRPARLVTMAAADFPARRWQAGAMADDLRIEVEVLPNAMFLVGRYDPIPAPEPGRRYVMESFYRAMRKRFGLLMERDGTPCSGRWNLDADNRRRLPRGRHVPEPPRFEPDEITRRVMAEVESSGHGVGSTRGFDLAVTHADAEAAFDDFLAHRLADFGPYEDAMSRESGVLYHSALSPQMNLGLLEPLSMARSAEAEYRAGRVPLNSAEGFIRQVIGWREFIHWQYHRQMPGLRSANAWDARRPLPRLFWDGETDLRCLGRVVRRLIATGYTHHIERLMVICNFCLLAGVDPAAVADWFLSFYADSHDWVVLPNVIGMGLNADGGLTATKPYIASAAYINRMSDFCPGCSYRPDRRTGEGACPFNTLYWNFLIEHEGTLRSNPRLGPAVLGLSRLGGEEREAVRRQAAAFLESLEAYAGPAPEPDTRRVEEADLPEEACARSGRPFSRRQGLAAERERERVEYCSDACREGRGRARGGPAA from the coding sequence ATGAGTCGAGCGGTGTCCGTCTGGGTCTTGCCCGATCAGTTGACGACGGACCACCCCGGGCTGGCCGCCGCCGAGGCCGAGGTCGGCCGCGACAACGTTCGGGTCGTCCTGATCGAGAGCCGATCGGCCCTGCGACGCCTGCCCTACCATCGGAAGCGGCAGGTGCTCCACCTCAGCGCGGGGCGGCATTTCGCCGGCCGGCTGCGGGACGCCGGCTACGCCGTCGACCTGATCGCCGCCCCGGACAGCCGCGCCGGGCTCCTCCAGCACGTGGGACGGCACCGCCCGGCCCGGCTGGTGACCATGGCCGCGGCCGACTTCCCGGCCCGGCGCTGGCAGGCCGGGGCCATGGCCGACGACCTGAGGATCGAGGTCGAGGTCCTGCCCAACGCGATGTTCCTCGTCGGCCGGTACGACCCGATCCCGGCACCCGAGCCGGGGCGTCGCTACGTCATGGAGAGCTTCTACCGGGCCATGCGGAAGCGGTTCGGGCTGCTGATGGAGCGCGACGGGACGCCGTGCTCGGGCCGCTGGAACCTGGACGCCGACAATCGCAGGCGGCTCCCGCGCGGCAGGCATGTCCCCGAGCCCCCCCGCTTCGAGCCCGACGAGATCACCAGGCGCGTCATGGCCGAGGTCGAGTCGTCGGGGCATGGGGTGGGGAGCACGCGCGGTTTCGACCTCGCGGTGACGCACGCCGACGCGGAGGCCGCGTTCGACGACTTCCTGGCGCACCGGCTCGCGGACTTCGGGCCTTACGAGGACGCGATGAGCCGGGAGAGCGGGGTGCTCTACCACTCGGCCCTGTCGCCCCAGATGAACCTGGGCCTGCTGGAGCCCCTGTCGATGGCCCGCTCCGCGGAGGCGGAGTACCGCGCCGGGCGGGTGCCGCTGAATTCCGCCGAGGGCTTCATCCGCCAGGTGATCGGCTGGCGCGAGTTCATCCACTGGCAGTATCACCGCCAGATGCCCGGCCTGCGCTCCGCCAACGCCTGGGACGCCCGCCGCCCCTTGCCGCGGCTCTTCTGGGACGGCGAGACCGACCTCCGGTGCCTGGGCCGGGTGGTCCGCCGGCTGATCGCGACGGGCTACACGCACCACATCGAGCGGCTGATGGTCATCTGCAACTTCTGCCTGCTCGCGGGCGTGGACCCCGCGGCCGTCGCGGACTGGTTCCTCTCGTTCTACGCGGACTCGCACGATTGGGTCGTCCTGCCGAACGTCATCGGCATGGGGCTGAACGCCGACGGCGGGCTGACCGCCACCAAGCCCTACATCGCCTCGGCCGCGTACATCAACCGGATGAGCGACTTCTGCCCCGGCTGCTCCTACCGCCCCGACCGCCGCACCGGCGAGGGGGCCTGCCCGTTCAATACCCTCTACTGGAACTTCCTCATCGAGCACGAGGGCACCCTCCGCTCGAACCCCCGGCTCGGCCCCGCCGTGCTCGGCCTCTCCCGCCTGGGCGGCGAGGAGCGGGAGGCGGTCCGGCGGCAGGCGGCGGCGTTCCTGGAGTCGCTCGAGGCCTACGCCGGGCCCGCCCCGGAGCCCGACACGCGCCGCGTCGAGGAGGCCGACCTCCCCGAGGAGGCCTGCGCCCGCAGCGGGCGGCCGTTCTCGCGGCGGCAGGGCCTCGCGGCGGAGCGGGAGCGGGAGCGGGTCGAGTATTGCAGCGACGCCTGCCGGGAGGGCCGGGGACGGGCGCGCGGCGGCCCGGCCGCATGA